In Saccharothrix syringae, the following are encoded in one genomic region:
- the tesB gene encoding acyl-CoA thioesterase II → MTEAARAAASAGFSDVPLDADGVPHGQPVLDRLVALLDLERIEENIFRGVSPAESPVRVFGGQVAGQALVAAGRTVPPERRVHSLHSYFIRGGDPTVPIVYEVDRIRDGRSFTTRRVVAVQHGKAIFALSASFQLDEPGLEHQDPMPEVPDPTSLPTYAESAAGYLDKVGMARLPRPIDIRYVSRPPWQARDDGPGEARSRVWMRADGKLPDDDLLHVCVLAYASDMTLLDSVLVRHGVYWGTDKVLGASLDHAMWFHRRFRADEWFLYDCASPSASGARGLATGRFYAQDGGLVATVVQEGLIRVLP, encoded by the coding sequence GTGACCGAGGCTGCCCGCGCCGCGGCTTCCGCCGGGTTCTCGGACGTTCCGCTGGACGCCGACGGCGTGCCGCACGGGCAGCCCGTGCTCGACCGCCTCGTCGCGCTGCTGGACCTGGAGCGCATCGAGGAGAACATCTTCCGCGGGGTGTCGCCCGCCGAATCGCCCGTGCGGGTGTTCGGCGGGCAGGTCGCGGGCCAGGCCCTGGTGGCCGCCGGCAGGACCGTGCCGCCGGAGCGGCGCGTGCACTCGCTGCACTCGTACTTCATCCGGGGCGGTGACCCGACGGTCCCGATCGTGTACGAGGTCGACCGCATCCGCGACGGCCGGTCGTTCACCACCCGCCGGGTGGTGGCGGTGCAGCACGGCAAGGCCATCTTCGCCCTGTCGGCGTCCTTCCAGCTCGACGAGCCGGGCCTGGAGCACCAGGACCCGATGCCGGAGGTGCCCGACCCGACGTCGCTGCCGACCTACGCCGAGTCGGCGGCCGGGTACCTGGACAAGGTCGGCATGGCCAGGCTGCCCCGGCCGATCGACATCCGGTACGTGAGCCGGCCGCCGTGGCAGGCGCGGGACGACGGGCCGGGCGAGGCGCGCAGCCGGGTGTGGATGCGCGCGGACGGCAAGCTGCCCGACGACGACCTGCTGCACGTGTGCGTGCTGGCCTACGCGTCGGACATGACCCTGCTCGACTCGGTCCTGGTCCGGCACGGGGTGTACTGGGGGACGGACAAGGTGCTGGGCGCGAGCCTGGACCACGCCATGTGGTTCCACCGCCGCTTCCGCGCCGACGAGTGGTTCCTGTACGACTGCGCCTCGCCGTCGGCGTCCGGGGCGCGCGGCCTGGCGACGGGCCGCTTCTACGCCCAGGACGGCGGCCTGGTGGCCACCGTGGTGCAGGAGGGGCTGATCCGGGTCCTGCCCTAG
- the pyk gene encoding pyruvate kinase translates to MSRRAKIVCTLGPATATEDKVNELVAAGMDVARMNFSHGSHADHKQVYDLVRAAADTSGRAVGILADLQGPKIRLGRFAHGPVEWRTGDVVRVTVEDVEGTHDRVSTTYKQLAHDAKVGDRLLVDDGKVGLVVVDVDGPDVVCEVTEGGPVSNNKGLSLPGMDVSVPALSEKDIEDLEFALRLGVDFIALSFVRSPADIDLVHQVMDRVGHGRLPVIAKIEKPEAVDNLEAIVLAFDGVMVARGDLGVELPLEYVPLVQKRAIQIARENAKPVIVATQMLDSMITNSRPTRAETSDVANAVLDGADALMLSGETSVGRYAIESVKTMGRIIEAVETESVQVPPLSHVPRTKRGVISYAARDIGERLNAKALVAFTQSGDTVRRLARLHTHLPLLAFTPEQSVRSQLALTWGTETFLVPKVDSTDGMVRQVDQSMLSIGRYQPGDLMVVVAGSPPGTVGSTNLIRVHRLGEEDHA, encoded by the coding sequence GTGAGTCGACGCGCGAAGATCGTCTGTACGCTGGGCCCCGCCACGGCGACCGAGGACAAGGTCAACGAGCTGGTGGCGGCCGGTATGGACGTGGCCCGGATGAACTTCAGCCACGGCAGCCATGCCGACCACAAGCAGGTCTACGACCTGGTCCGCGCCGCTGCCGACACCTCGGGCCGCGCGGTGGGCATCCTGGCGGACCTCCAGGGCCCCAAGATCCGCCTCGGCCGGTTCGCCCACGGCCCGGTCGAGTGGCGCACCGGTGACGTCGTCCGGGTGACCGTCGAGGACGTCGAGGGCACCCACGACCGGGTCTCCACCACCTACAAGCAGCTCGCGCACGACGCCAAGGTCGGCGACCGGCTGCTGGTGGACGACGGCAAGGTCGGCCTGGTCGTCGTGGACGTCGACGGGCCGGACGTGGTCTGCGAGGTCACCGAGGGCGGCCCGGTCAGCAACAACAAGGGCCTGTCGCTGCCCGGCATGGACGTGTCCGTGCCGGCGCTGTCGGAGAAGGACATCGAGGACCTGGAGTTCGCCCTCCGGCTGGGCGTGGACTTCATCGCCCTGTCCTTCGTCCGCTCGCCCGCCGACATCGACCTGGTGCACCAGGTGATGGACCGGGTCGGCCACGGCAGGCTGCCGGTCATCGCCAAGATCGAGAAGCCCGAGGCGGTGGACAACCTCGAAGCCATCGTGCTGGCCTTCGACGGTGTCATGGTCGCCCGCGGCGACCTCGGCGTTGAGCTGCCGCTGGAGTACGTGCCGCTGGTGCAGAAGCGCGCGATCCAGATCGCCCGCGAGAACGCCAAGCCCGTGATCGTGGCCACGCAGATGCTCGACTCCATGATCACCAACTCCCGGCCGACCCGCGCCGAGACCTCCGACGTGGCCAACGCCGTGCTCGACGGCGCGGACGCGCTGATGCTGTCCGGCGAGACCTCGGTCGGCCGCTACGCGATCGAGTCGGTCAAGACCATGGGCCGCATCATCGAGGCCGTGGAGACCGAGTCCGTGCAGGTCCCGCCGCTGTCCCACGTCCCGCGCACCAAGCGCGGCGTCATCTCCTACGCGGCGCGCGACATCGGCGAGCGGCTGAACGCGAAGGCGCTGGTGGCGTTCACCCAGTCCGGTGACACGGTGCGGCGGCTGGCCCGCCTGCACACCCACCTGCCGCTGCTGGCGTTCACGCCGGAGCAGAGCGTGCGCAGTCAGCTTGCTCTCACCTGGGGCACCGAGACGTTCCTGGTGCCTAAGGTGGACTCCACCGACGGGATGGTCCGGCAGGTGGACCAGTCGATGCTGTCCATCGGGCGCTACCAGCCCGGCGACCTGATGGTCGTCGTGGCCGGTTCGCCGCCCGGCACCGTCGGCTCGACCAACCTCATCCGGGTGCACCGCCTGGGGGAGGAAGACCACGCTTAG
- a CDS encoding VanZ family protein, producing MGVKILPFVVTALLSVIVLFTPQSGVPDSPPGTDKVVHLLLFALLTATGRHARLPVAGLVAGLVGYAAVSEVLQWLITALGRGGDVLDALVDVAGIGLGLLAHRLLPVSGSRPR from the coding sequence GTGGGCGTCAAAATCCTTCCCTTCGTGGTCACGGCGTTGCTCAGCGTCATCGTGCTGTTCACCCCGCAGTCAGGTGTGCCCGACTCGCCGCCGGGCACCGACAAGGTCGTCCACCTGCTGCTGTTCGCCCTGCTCACGGCCACCGGGCGGCACGCGCGGCTGCCCGTCGCGGGGCTCGTCGCGGGCCTGGTTGGTTACGCCGCGGTCTCGGAAGTGTTGCAGTGGCTCATCACCGCGCTGGGCCGCGGGGGTGACGTCCTCGACGCGCTGGTGGACGTCGCCGGCATCGGCCTCGGGCTGCTCGCCCACCGGCTGCTCCCGGTCAGCGGAAGCCGACCTCGCTGA
- a CDS encoding DUF2461 domain-containing protein gives MEFTGFGEYAIDFYDGLVVDNSKAYWEDNKHLYHADVRAPMEALLAALEPEFGKGKVFRPYRDVRFSKDKTPYKDHCGGVVELGRGGGAHYVQIGPEGLLVAGGSFAMAPDQVARYRESVADDLRGRALEKVLARLARQGWELRGDKLKRAPRGLDPGHPRVELLKHKRIYVSKVWPPDDVLHEPGCLDRVRTAWRQVTPLVDWCADHVGLSEVGFR, from the coding sequence GTGGAATTCACCGGCTTCGGCGAGTACGCCATCGACTTCTACGACGGTCTCGTGGTCGACAACTCGAAGGCGTATTGGGAGGACAACAAGCACCTCTACCACGCCGACGTGCGCGCGCCGATGGAAGCGCTGCTCGCCGCCCTGGAGCCGGAATTCGGGAAGGGAAAGGTCTTCCGGCCCTACCGCGACGTGCGGTTCAGCAAGGACAAGACCCCCTACAAGGACCACTGCGGCGGCGTGGTGGAACTCGGCCGCGGCGGCGGTGCCCACTACGTCCAGATCGGTCCGGAGGGCCTGCTCGTCGCCGGCGGTTCGTTCGCCATGGCCCCCGACCAGGTGGCCCGGTACCGCGAGTCGGTCGCCGACGACCTGCGCGGCAGGGCCCTGGAGAAGGTCCTGGCCAGGCTCGCCCGGCAGGGCTGGGAGCTGCGCGGCGACAAGCTCAAGCGCGCCCCGCGCGGCCTGGACCCCGGGCACCCCCGGGTCGAGCTGCTCAAGCACAAGCGCATCTACGTGTCGAAGGTGTGGCCACCGGACGACGTGCTGCACGAGCCCGGGTGCCTGGACCGGGTCCGCACCGCCTGGCGCCAGGTGACCCCGCTGGTCGACTGGTGCGCCGACCACGTCGGGCTCAGCGAGGTCGGCTTCCGCTGA
- a CDS encoding helicase-associated domain-containing protein, with protein sequence MGRKAALADWLRELDVRDLREVLATREDAAESHPHSLRALADELTSAASLRTAVEGLDQACRDVLDTAVRLGDEAGVEALADRLRCNGKAARAELKRTLARLRAHALAWPAGDGLLTSPGLRPLLDAPARRITPAPRAPRRVRQHRGFADRAGIPPATSTVDGVARLVEFCDTELVSCRSGLGLRELRRVAGVLRADEQRVRLWAELAVEARLLAAEGGWLLPTARADTWRAAPTDHRLAVLVEAWPRMTWVPGRQRQAVAEPSSSDTGDRTRHGVLSRYARLAPDEAFEHRHEVVAELVWSRPAVHGPAATEAALVEAESLGLVALGAPTELGRAVLEGRAAEVAGRFVPPAATTAHLRSDLTASVAGPPDRELGAVLGLVADDAGEGWRFTAAGVRRALDAGHEPEALLARLASVAAHGVPPALERLVREVARQHGRITVVPVACCVRTADPGLLSEIAGHRSLAPLALQPLGPTVLASAKPATETLALLRAAGYAPTTSAADGTSVVERVPRRRATPPPVRRIPAARRAPLSEPELDRLAVALVDRERPRARYATPRVESSRMSTVRLLRDQSLVLRDSEVLLLAEALVTRTAVEVAVASGPRTAVKHVITPVNHAAGNLTAACEPRGEQREFLVSAIRSVRAVARV encoded by the coding sequence GTGGGTAGGAAAGCTGCGCTCGCGGACTGGTTGCGGGAACTCGACGTGCGGGACCTGCGGGAAGTGCTGGCCACGCGCGAGGACGCCGCCGAGTCCCACCCCCACTCGCTGCGCGCGCTGGCCGACGAGCTGACCTCGGCCGCGTCGCTGCGGACCGCCGTGGAGGGTCTGGACCAGGCGTGCCGGGACGTGCTGGACACCGCGGTGCGGCTGGGCGACGAGGCGGGCGTGGAGGCCCTGGCCGACCGGTTGCGCTGCAACGGGAAGGCGGCGCGCGCCGAGCTGAAGCGGACGTTGGCGCGGCTGCGCGCCCACGCGCTGGCGTGGCCGGCGGGCGACGGCCTGCTCACCTCGCCGGGCCTGCGGCCGCTGCTGGACGCGCCGGCGCGCCGGATCACGCCCGCGCCGCGCGCGCCGCGCCGGGTCCGGCAGCACCGCGGTTTCGCCGACCGGGCGGGCATCCCGCCCGCGACATCCACAGTGGACGGCGTGGCGCGGCTGGTGGAGTTCTGCGACACCGAGCTGGTGTCCTGCCGCAGCGGCCTGGGCCTGCGCGAGCTGCGCCGCGTCGCCGGGGTGCTGCGCGCCGACGAGCAGCGGGTGCGGCTGTGGGCGGAGCTGGCGGTGGAGGCGCGGCTGCTGGCCGCGGAGGGCGGGTGGCTGCTGCCCACCGCCCGCGCGGACACCTGGCGCGCCGCGCCGACGGACCACCGGCTGGCCGTGCTGGTCGAGGCGTGGCCGCGGATGACGTGGGTGCCGGGCAGGCAGCGGCAGGCGGTGGCCGAACCGTCCTCGTCGGACACCGGCGACCGGACGCGGCACGGCGTGCTGTCGCGGTACGCGCGGCTCGCGCCCGACGAGGCGTTCGAGCACCGGCACGAGGTGGTGGCCGAGCTGGTCTGGTCGCGGCCCGCCGTGCACGGTCCCGCCGCGACCGAGGCGGCGCTGGTGGAGGCCGAGTCGCTGGGGCTGGTGGCGCTGGGCGCGCCGACCGAGCTGGGCCGGGCCGTGCTGGAGGGCCGCGCGGCGGAGGTGGCCGGCCGGTTCGTGCCGCCCGCGGCGACCACCGCGCACCTGCGGTCGGACCTGACCGCCTCGGTGGCGGGCCCGCCGGACCGGGAGCTGGGCGCGGTGCTGGGCCTGGTCGCCGACGACGCGGGCGAGGGGTGGCGGTTCACCGCCGCCGGGGTGCGGCGGGCGCTGGACGCGGGCCACGAGCCGGAGGCGCTGCTGGCCCGGCTGGCGTCGGTGGCCGCGCACGGGGTGCCGCCCGCGCTGGAGCGGCTGGTGCGGGAGGTGGCGCGGCAGCACGGGCGGATCACCGTGGTGCCGGTGGCGTGCTGCGTGCGGACCGCGGACCCCGGGCTGCTGTCGGAGATCGCCGGGCACCGGTCGCTGGCGCCGCTGGCGCTGCAGCCGCTCGGCCCGACCGTGCTGGCCTCGGCCAAGCCGGCGACGGAGACGCTGGCCCTGCTGCGCGCGGCCGGCTACGCCCCGACCACGTCGGCCGCCGACGGCACGTCGGTGGTCGAGCGGGTGCCCCGGCGGCGGGCCACCCCGCCGCCCGTGCGCCGCATCCCGGCCGCCCGGCGCGCCCCGCTGTCCGAACCGGAGCTGGACCGGCTGGCCGTGGCGCTGGTCGACCGGGAGCGCCCGCGCGCCCGCTACGCGACCCCGCGCGTGGAGTCGAGCCGGATGAGCACCGTGCGGCTGCTGCGCGACCAGTCGCTGGTGCTGCGCGACTCGGAGGTGCTGCTGCTGGCCGAGGCGCTGGTGACCCGGACGGCGGTGGAGGTCGCCGTGGCCAGCGGTCCGCGCACCGCGGTCAAGCACGTGATCACGCCGGTCAACCACGCGGCGGGCAACCTGACCGCGGCCTGCGAGCCGCGCGGCGAGCAGCGGGAGTTCCTGGTCAGCGCCATCCGCTCGGTCCGCGCGGTGGCCCGGGTCTGA
- a CDS encoding carboxypeptidase-like regulatory domain-containing protein → MGHVKAVLLVGLLVLGGCGREAGTTSDGGTSAGNPTDLVVIAGTVVDDAGRPVEGALVQPRSLDEPPLAVPELAVMSGPDGRYEWRLAAGRYEFTALKGERTGVPAEVVAAPGTVDAAREVPLRLP, encoded by the coding sequence GTGGGACACGTCAAGGCGGTGCTGCTGGTGGGCCTGCTCGTGCTCGGCGGGTGCGGTCGGGAGGCGGGCACGACCTCGGACGGGGGGACGTCCGCCGGGAACCCGACCGACCTGGTCGTCATCGCCGGCACGGTGGTGGACGACGCCGGCCGGCCGGTCGAGGGCGCGCTGGTGCAGCCCAGGTCGCTCGACGAACCGCCGCTGGCGGTGCCCGAGCTGGCCGTGATGTCCGGCCCGGACGGCCGCTACGAGTGGCGCCTGGCCGCCGGGCGCTACGAGTTCACCGCGCTCAAGGGTGAGCGGACCGGGGTGCCGGCGGAGGTCGTCGCCGCGCCCGGCACCGTGGACGCCGCCCGGGAAGTACCGCTCCGCCTGCCCTGA
- a CDS encoding trypsin-like serine peptidase, with translation MNANRSTLRAGTLLSGALLVVVVLSPTASAGAAENAELAVTDTGGVSLSAAASTGLRGLDSHEGTGVPKDVTAYGAEPVPAGHRIQGYRSPTGDDVGVQSIIGADNRTRVDPTTSFPARATVLITRTVNGVESQHCTGWMFSDDLVVTAGHCVYDQSTGWYTGRLRFYPGANGAGSYPYGSCSATTLRSNTGWTVDGSADADYGAATLNCTIGNTTGWYGAYWTTASLLGTATTIQGYPGDKGSQQWIHSDQVRQNGSLRLYYDNDTVGGNSGSSVYTVRAAGSSGCSGRCSLAIHAYGVGSSTHNSGPRITESRFNLIAGWR, from the coding sequence GTGAACGCAAATAGATCCACCCTCCGCGCCGGAACGCTGTTATCGGGCGCGCTGCTGGTCGTGGTGGTGCTGTCGCCGACGGCTTCGGCGGGCGCCGCGGAGAACGCCGAACTGGCGGTCACCGACACCGGGGGCGTCAGCCTCTCGGCGGCGGCGTCGACCGGCCTGCGCGGCCTCGACAGCCACGAGGGCACGGGCGTGCCGAAGGACGTCACCGCCTACGGCGCCGAGCCCGTCCCGGCGGGGCACCGCATCCAGGGCTACCGGTCGCCGACCGGTGACGACGTCGGCGTCCAGTCGATCATCGGCGCCGACAACCGCACGCGGGTCGACCCGACCACGTCGTTCCCGGCCCGCGCCACGGTGCTGATCACCCGGACGGTCAACGGCGTGGAGTCCCAGCACTGCACGGGCTGGATGTTCAGCGACGACCTGGTGGTCACCGCGGGCCACTGCGTCTACGACCAGAGCACCGGCTGGTACACCGGCCGGCTCCGCTTCTACCCGGGCGCCAACGGCGCGGGCAGCTACCCGTACGGCTCCTGCTCGGCGACCACGCTCCGGTCGAACACCGGCTGGACGGTCGACGGCAGCGCCGACGCCGACTACGGCGCGGCCACCCTCAACTGCACCATCGGCAACACCACCGGCTGGTACGGCGCGTACTGGACGACCGCGTCGCTGCTGGGCACGGCCACCACGATCCAGGGCTACCCCGGTGACAAGGGCTCGCAGCAGTGGATCCACAGCGACCAGGTCCGCCAGAACGGCTCGCTGCGCCTGTACTACGACAACGACACCGTCGGCGGCAACAGCGGCAGCTCGGTCTACACCGTCCGCGCGGCGGGCTCCTCGGGCTGCTCGGGCCGGTGCTCGCTGGCCATCCACGCGTACGGCGTGGGCAGCAGCACGCACAACAGCGGGCCGCGCATCACCGAGAGCCGGTTCAACCTCATCGCCGGCTGGCGCTGA
- a CDS encoding maleylpyruvate isomerase family mycothiol-dependent enzyme — MTGLGFDDHAAEVVRQTELLVSCADGADPATPVPTTPGWDLARLLHHVGSGHRRVEEVVRTRATEPPAGEPPRVPADEHPADWGTWLVEGARELADALVEAGPDAELWTVVPGGRTAFWARRAAHETLVHRADAALALGRPFEVPAGLAVDALDEWLELASLPEVFELQPARRELLGPGRTLHLHATDVRAEWLVDLTGDALTWRHAHEEAAVAVRGPAADLLLVVYGREAPDRVDVRGDRDLLDFLLPRFSFG, encoded by the coding sequence ATGACGGGATTGGGCTTCGACGACCACGCCGCCGAGGTCGTCCGGCAGACCGAGCTGCTGGTGTCCTGCGCGGACGGCGCCGACCCGGCGACCCCGGTGCCGACCACGCCCGGCTGGGACCTGGCGCGGCTGCTGCACCACGTGGGCAGCGGCCACCGGCGGGTCGAGGAGGTCGTGCGCACCCGGGCCACCGAGCCGCCGGCGGGCGAACCGCCGCGCGTGCCCGCCGACGAGCACCCCGCCGACTGGGGCACGTGGCTCGTGGAGGGCGCCCGGGAGCTGGCCGACGCGCTGGTGGAGGCGGGGCCGGACGCCGAGCTGTGGACCGTCGTGCCCGGCGGGAGGACCGCGTTCTGGGCCCGCCGGGCCGCCCACGAGACCCTGGTCCACCGGGCCGACGCGGCGCTGGCGCTGGGCAGGCCGTTCGAGGTGCCCGCCGGGCTCGCGGTCGACGCCCTGGACGAGTGGCTGGAACTGGCCTCGCTGCCGGAGGTGTTCGAGCTGCAACCGGCGCGGCGGGAGCTGCTGGGCCCCGGCCGGACCCTGCACCTGCACGCCACCGACGTCCGCGCGGAGTGGCTGGTCGACCTCACCGGGGACGCCCTGACCTGGCGGCACGCCCACGAGGAGGCGGCCGTGGCCGTGCGGGGACCCGCGGCGGACCTGCTGCTGGTCGTCTACGGCCGCGAGGCACCCGACCGGGTGGACGTCCGCGGCGACCGGGACCTGCTGGACTTCCTGCTGCCGCGCTTCAGCTTCGGCTGA
- a CDS encoding glutamate synthase subunit beta — protein MADPYGFLKHPRQDGEKRPVADRAGDWGEVYADLGPEVRDRQVRTQAARCMDCGIPFCHSGSAGCPLGNLIPEWNDLVRRGDWALASERLHATNNFPEFTGRLCPAPCEAACVLSISSDAGGPVAIKRVEQTIADVSWEQGLVQPSQAHVASGRRVAVVGSGPAGLAAAQQLTRAGHEVTVFERDDRLGGLLRYGIPEFKMEKKYLDRRLAQLRNEGTKFVTGCEVGVDLTVEQLRERFDAVVLAVGALRGRDDRTTPGRELDGIHLAMEHLVPANRACEGDGPSAIDAAGKHVVIIGGGDTGADCYGTAVRQGAASVLQLDQYPMPPTRRDDERSPWPVWPWVLRTYPAHEEGGERRFAVAVEEFVGDEQGHVRQIRLRKVRVEKDATGRRVVVPTSEEVELLPADLVLLAIGFEGVEHMPLLDGLGVPLTSRGTISCGSDWQTQAPGVFVCGDAHRGASLVVWAIAEGRSVANAVDTYLTGSSDLPSPVIPNQLPLAVV, from the coding sequence GTGGCTGACCCGTACGGTTTCCTCAAGCACCCCCGGCAGGACGGCGAGAAGCGGCCGGTCGCCGACCGCGCCGGCGACTGGGGCGAGGTCTACGCCGACCTCGGGCCGGAGGTCCGCGACCGGCAGGTGCGCACGCAGGCGGCGCGCTGCATGGACTGCGGCATCCCGTTCTGCCACTCGGGTTCGGCCGGCTGCCCGCTGGGCAACCTGATCCCCGAGTGGAACGACCTGGTCCGCCGCGGCGACTGGGCGCTGGCCTCGGAGCGGCTGCACGCGACCAACAACTTCCCGGAGTTCACCGGGCGGCTGTGCCCCGCGCCGTGCGAGGCGGCGTGCGTGCTGTCGATCAGCTCCGACGCCGGCGGCCCGGTGGCCATCAAGCGCGTGGAGCAGACCATCGCGGACGTGTCGTGGGAGCAGGGGCTCGTGCAGCCCTCCCAGGCGCACGTGGCGTCGGGCCGCCGGGTCGCGGTGGTCGGCTCCGGCCCGGCCGGGCTGGCCGCGGCCCAGCAGCTGACCCGCGCCGGCCACGAGGTCACCGTGTTCGAGCGGGACGACCGGCTCGGCGGGCTGCTGCGCTACGGCATCCCCGAGTTCAAGATGGAGAAGAAGTACCTCGACCGGCGGCTGGCGCAGCTGCGCAACGAGGGCACGAAGTTCGTCACCGGCTGCGAGGTCGGCGTGGACCTGACCGTGGAGCAGCTGCGCGAGCGGTTCGACGCGGTGGTGCTCGCGGTGGGCGCGCTGCGCGGCCGCGACGACCGGACCACGCCGGGCCGCGAGCTCGACGGCATCCACCTGGCCATGGAGCACCTGGTGCCCGCGAACCGGGCCTGCGAGGGCGACGGGCCGTCGGCGATCGACGCGGCGGGCAAGCACGTGGTCATCATCGGCGGCGGCGACACCGGCGCGGACTGCTACGGCACGGCGGTGCGCCAGGGCGCGGCGTCGGTGCTCCAGCTCGACCAGTACCCGATGCCGCCGACCCGGCGCGACGACGAGCGCTCGCCGTGGCCGGTGTGGCCGTGGGTGCTGCGCACCTACCCGGCGCACGAGGAGGGCGGCGAGCGGCGCTTCGCCGTGGCCGTGGAGGAGTTCGTCGGCGACGAGCAGGGGCACGTGCGGCAGATCAGGCTGCGCAAGGTGCGGGTGGAGAAGGACGCCACCGGCCGGCGCGTGGTGGTGCCGACCTCCGAGGAGGTCGAGCTGCTGCCCGCGGACCTGGTGCTGCTGGCCATCGGCTTCGAGGGCGTGGAGCACATGCCGCTGCTCGACGGGCTCGGCGTCCCGCTGACCTCCCGCGGCACCATCTCGTGCGGCTCCGACTGGCAGACGCAGGCGCCCGGCGTGTTCGTCTGCGGTGACGCCCACCGGGGCGCGTCCCTGGTGGTGTGGGCCATCGCGGAGGGCCGCTCGGTGGCCAACGCGGTGGACACCTACCTGACCGGGTCCTCGGACCTGCCGTCCCCGGTGATCCCCAACCAGCTCCCGCTCGCCGTGGTGTGA